A stretch of the Clostridium fungisolvens genome encodes the following:
- a CDS encoding GNAT family N-acetyltransferase: MKYTYIKSYKDNDKMRKSLNELTERTFGFNFENWYSNGFWGNKYIPHSLVDGDKVIANASANIMDFDLDGTQKHYIQIGTVMTDKDYRGQGLSRYLIQSIIDEYKENSDGIYLFGNDSVVNFYPKFGFTTSKQYQYSKDIYSNNINKIQQVNMSDEGAWNDFFKTVSNSVSNDRFTMNNPGLIAFWTRWSDSVYYSAEQEAYIIADINGDNLYVNQIIACHRVNLETVISSFGDGIKKVTLGFTPYNATGYTINEYHEDDCTLFILGKDLESIENKKLMFPDLSHA; the protein is encoded by the coding sequence ATGAAATATACTTATATTAAATCCTATAAAGATAATGATAAAATGCGTAAAAGCCTTAATGAGTTAACTGAAAGGACTTTTGGCTTTAACTTTGAAAACTGGTATTCAAATGGTTTCTGGGGAAATAAGTACATTCCACATTCTTTGGTAGATGGTGATAAGGTTATAGCTAATGCTTCTGCTAATATAATGGATTTCGATTTAGATGGTACACAGAAACATTATATTCAAATCGGTACAGTTATGACAGATAAGGATTATCGCGGCCAAGGTTTGAGTCGTTACCTGATACAGAGTATTATAGATGAATATAAAGAAAATTCAGATGGAATATATTTATTTGGAAATGATAGTGTTGTAAATTTTTATCCTAAGTTTGGATTTACGACAAGTAAACAATATCAGTATAGCAAAGATATTTATTCAAATAATATAAATAAAATACAACAGGTTAATATGTCTGACGAAGGCGCATGGAATGACTTTTTCAAAACTGTGAGCAATAGTGTAAGTAATGATAGGTTCACTATGAATAATCCAGGATTGATTGCATTTTGGACAAGATGGAGCGACTCAGTCTATTATTCCGCTGAACAAGAGGCTTACATTATCGCTGACATAAACGGAGATAACCTTTATGTTAATCAAATAATTGCATGCCATAGAGTGAACCTAGAAACGGTAATCAGTTCTTTTGGTGATGGTATTAAAAAGGTTACGCTTGGATTTACACCCTATAATGCAACTGGGTATACCATTAATGAATATCACGAAGATGATTGTACGTTGTTTATTCTCGGAAAAGATTTAGAAAGCATAGAAAATAAAAAACTAATGTTTCCAGATTTATCTCATGCTTAA
- a CDS encoding VOC family protein → MSIKMIHHICIQTEKYQESLDFYTRILGFHIVNETSNFHGRAFNTWMKLGSFMIELQTPKEGEEFNKWSSLNAGPVHMAFIVDNVEEEYERIKSLGYNDFKLKNGKVVYKVLGENLFKIKAPEGTEIEMRDTDIA, encoded by the coding sequence ATGAGTATAAAAATGATTCACCATATATGTATTCAAACAGAAAAATATCAAGAGTCATTGGACTTCTATACGAGAATATTAGGTTTTCATATAGTTAATGAAACTTCCAATTTTCATGGAAGAGCTTTTAATACATGGATGAAACTTGGCAGTTTTATGATAGAACTTCAAACGCCAAAGGAAGGTGAAGAATTCAATAAATGGTCTTCTTTAAATGCTGGACCAGTACATATGGCATTTATAGTTGATAATGTAGAAGAAGAATATGAAAGAATTAAATCTTTAGGATATAACGATTTTAAACTGAAGAATGGTAAAGTAGTATATAAGGTACTTGGAGAAAATTTGTTTAAAATAAAGGCTCCAGAGGGAACAGAAATAGAGATGAGAGATACTGATATTGCATAA
- a CDS encoding YczE/YyaS/YitT family protein, with protein MKNLLGMILRLTLGFFFCAAGTVMALNSKLGLSPWDVFHQGLTNVIGITIGQASILVGIVVVIIASILGIKVGLGTIANMIVIGCFIDLIIYTKIIPVCNNLVAGTLMMLGSLLVSAIGSYLYIGCGMGCGPRDGLMIALVKLTGKPISLIRFFIEMGALIIGWTLGGFAGVGTFITAFAVGYCVQIVYKVFKFDVKSLNHRNIKQGVIYINQCLLGQS; from the coding sequence ATGAAAAATTTATTAGGTATGATATTAAGATTGACGCTAGGATTTTTTTTCTGTGCAGCGGGAACTGTAATGGCTTTAAATTCAAAGCTAGGTTTAAGTCCGTGGGATGTATTCCATCAAGGCTTAACAAATGTAATTGGCATAACTATTGGACAGGCTAGTATTTTAGTTGGAATAGTTGTAGTAATAATAGCAAGTATATTAGGAATTAAAGTTGGACTGGGAACTATTGCTAATATGATAGTGATTGGATGCTTCATTGATTTAATAATATATACTAAGATCATACCAGTTTGCAATAATTTAGTTGCAGGAACATTGATGATGCTCGGTAGTCTGCTTGTAAGTGCCATAGGTAGTTATTTATACATAGGATGCGGAATGGGGTGTGGACCAAGGGATGGACTTATGATTGCATTAGTGAAGCTTACTGGCAAACCCATAAGCCTTATAAGGTTTTTTATTGAAATGGGTGCTTTAATAATTGGTTGGACATTAGGTGGTTTTGCTGGAGTGGGAACTTTTATAACAGCTTTTGCAGTAGGATATTGTGTTCAAATAGTTTATAAAGTATTTAAATTTGATGTAAAATCACTAAATCATAGAAATATTAAACAAGGGGTAATATATATTAACCAGTGCTTATTAGGACAAAGCTAA
- the helD gene encoding RNA polymerase recycling motor HelD → MNKNDLEWKLENQWLEAVLKEAQKQFNEKVDFKEKFKKDAIETQRQLWQDLGSVSIANGMDQIVEFMEFIDVMKIQKRKHELSRKFQEKYERIVESPYFGRIDFLEKGEEKEEKFYIGISNLTDDNYDFLVYDWRAPVSSMFYDYEIGEAMFECPEGIVEGNLTLKRQYKISNGKIDYMFDSNLKIDDEILQDILSKNTDNKMKTIITTIQREQNKVIRNEQYKNLIVQGPAGSGKTSVALHRIAYLLYKHRDKITPQNIVIFSPNEIFNDYISNVLPELGEDNMNQTTFKEYMHNALGIGFKKENYCEMMEYILASKDEASYEERINNIKYKASMEFIDVLKKYVVYVENLERDFRDISLRGKLIISSDEINKLFFKDYSDLPLKRRLQKIRERILFLVEPYEKLWIEEVAHELKETGSYIDKNEINEKSKALVKAEMKDLYYSINRSTEFNLLDIYKKLFEKLEAFAKSSDSEYNEQKLYEIKRYTLENLRGKVLNYEDQSPLLYLKGALGDLPKTSSIKYVIIDEAQDYTPLQYEILNQLFSHADMTILGDLNQSINPFMNVGDYKNIAKIFPENNTCIINLSKSYRSTIEITRFSRKLLNQEITDGCVERSGEEPLLLGFSNDDAIKERLLSDIKIYKEKEYQSIGIITRTKKEAQEVFNFLKDKIDVKCIMKDDDEYVSGILVIPAYLAKGLEFDVALIYNVGNENYKSEEERLLLYTACTRALHVLNVYYSDKLTPLLDF, encoded by the coding sequence ATGAATAAGAATGACTTAGAATGGAAACTTGAAAATCAGTGGTTAGAAGCAGTGCTTAAAGAAGCTCAAAAACAGTTCAATGAAAAGGTGGATTTTAAGGAAAAATTCAAAAAAGATGCTATTGAAACTCAAAGACAACTATGGCAAGATTTAGGTTCAGTTTCTATAGCAAATGGAATGGATCAGATTGTAGAGTTTATGGAATTTATAGATGTCATGAAAATCCAAAAGAGAAAACATGAGCTAAGTAGAAAATTCCAAGAGAAGTATGAAAGAATAGTTGAATCTCCTTATTTCGGAAGAATCGATTTTTTAGAAAAAGGAGAGGAGAAAGAGGAAAAGTTTTATATTGGAATCTCAAACCTTACTGATGATAATTACGATTTTCTTGTTTATGACTGGAGAGCACCAGTTTCAAGCATGTTTTATGACTATGAGATTGGAGAGGCTATGTTTGAATGCCCTGAAGGTATAGTGGAAGGTAACCTTACCTTAAAAAGACAGTATAAAATTAGTAACGGAAAAATTGACTATATGTTTGATAGTAATCTTAAGATAGATGATGAAATACTTCAAGATATCTTAAGTAAGAACACTGATAATAAAATGAAGACCATAATAACAACAATTCAAAGAGAGCAGAATAAAGTAATCCGTAACGAACAATATAAAAACTTGATTGTTCAAGGTCCTGCAGGAAGTGGAAAAACATCTGTTGCTCTCCATAGAATTGCTTATCTCTTATATAAACATAGGGATAAGATAACCCCTCAAAACATAGTGATATTTTCCCCGAATGAGATTTTTAATGATTATATTTCTAATGTTTTACCAGAGCTTGGGGAAGACAATATGAACCAAACAACCTTTAAGGAATATATGCATAATGCCTTAGGTATTGGCTTTAAAAAGGAAAACTACTGCGAGATGATGGAATATATTTTGGCTTCAAAGGATGAAGCTAGTTATGAAGAAAGAATAAATAATATTAAATATAAGGCCTCCATGGAATTTATAGATGTACTAAAGAAATATGTTGTTTATGTTGAAAATCTTGAAAGAGATTTTAGAGACATAAGTTTAAGAGGGAAATTAATAATATCCTCTGATGAAATAAATAAATTATTTTTTAAGGATTATTCTGACCTTCCACTAAAAAGAAGGCTTCAAAAGATAAGAGAGAGAATTCTTTTCCTTGTAGAACCTTATGAAAAACTTTGGATAGAAGAAGTGGCTCATGAACTAAAGGAGACTGGATCATATATAGATAAAAATGAAATCAACGAGAAAAGTAAAGCTCTTGTAAAAGCAGAAATGAAAGATCTATACTATTCAATCAATAGGAGTACAGAGTTTAATTTATTAGATATTTATAAAAAGCTTTTCGAGAAATTAGAGGCATTTGCTAAAAGTTCAGACTCTGAATACAACGAACAAAAGCTTTACGAGATTAAGCGCTATACTTTAGAAAATCTAAGAGGTAAAGTATTAAATTATGAAGATCAATCACCTCTTTTATATCTTAAAGGAGCTTTAGGAGATCTTCCTAAGACCTCATCAATTAAATATGTAATTATAGACGAGGCACAAGACTATACGCCTTTGCAATATGAAATATTAAATCAACTGTTTAGTCATGCAGATATGACCATATTAGGAGATCTAAATCAATCGATAAACCCATTTATGAACGTAGGGGATTATAAAAATATTGCAAAGATATTCCCTGAGAATAATACTTGCATAATAAATTTAAGCAAAAGTTATAGATCCACCATTGAAATTACAAGATTCTCAAGAAAACTTTTAAATCAAGAAATTACAGATGGATGTGTAGAAAGAAGTGGAGAAGAGCCTTTACTTCTTGGTTTTTCTAACGATGATGCAATAAAGGAAAGACTTCTTAGTGATATAAAAATATATAAAGAAAAAGAGTACCAATCCATTGGAATAATAACGAGAACTAAAAAAGAAGCTCAAGAGGTATTTAACTTCTTAAAAGATAAGATTGATGTGAAATGCATAATGAAGGATGATGACGAATATGTAAGTGGTATTTTGGTAATTCCAGCATATCTAGCCAAGGGATTAGAATTTGATGTGGCACTTATATATAATGTAGGAAATGAAAATTACAAAAGTGAAGAAGAAAGACTTCTACTTTACACAGCATGCACAAGAGCGCTTCATGTTTTAAATGTATATTATTCAGATAAGCTTACACCTTTGCTTGATTTTTGA
- a CDS encoding PqqD family peptide modification chaperone: MLNNNEDVLNIIYKISDNIKYEVDEEGIVTIMIRQDHKVQNFFRKLKFRIPEYRKLSLDEYGSWIFLQIDGKKNVKAIGESLETKYGDKVHPLYERLLLFLNHIDTNCHYIEKVNL; this comes from the coding sequence ATGCTAAATAATAATGAAGATGTATTAAACATAATATATAAAATATCTGACAATATAAAATATGAGGTTGATGAAGAAGGAATTGTAACTATAATGATAAGACAAGATCATAAAGTGCAAAATTTCTTTAGAAAACTTAAATTCCGAATTCCAGAGTATAGAAAGCTTTCTCTAGATGAATATGGAAGTTGGATATTTTTACAGATAGATGGCAAGAAAAATGTGAAAGCTATTGGGGAAAGTTTAGAAACGAAGTATGGTGATAAGGTTCATCCACTTTATGAAAGATTATTGTTGTTTTTAAACCATATAGACACTAATTGCCACTATATAGAAAAAGTAAATTTATAA
- a CDS encoding helix-turn-helix transcriptional regulator translates to MITSNVKKILDYVEQNLDEDFSLNDLANNCNFSPYYCSVIFHKFFGETMKSYVKKRRLVCAANELKSTDSRIVDIAVKYGYSSQEAFSRAFSLMFGVSPKRFRENPKPLADYEKNSHPPIKNKENTAMKNETIKNVQSQIKRDYPFKTLHILNGLSMLSFFQKNRLISENEVYVPFNEAMCWGETSEKVFSPEFIEKRTISLKSTAEEYKKIVIEPLRPLLDEKFDIIVLWFGDDMFCQMNLITILAFLEQIHFKGDVLFCMAEEQTDTMLPNAFEINIENYSEIYETILCYRKKCDIKLLPVTYQAMNLYLTYREENSDIKKYIKNNLTKDNLIKDLLILFPQYGLGDLQYKWMIEEIK, encoded by the coding sequence ATGATAACTAGTAATGTGAAAAAAATACTAGACTATGTAGAACAAAATTTAGATGAAGATTTTTCTTTAAACGACTTGGCAAATAACTGCAATTTTTCACCGTATTATTGTTCTGTTATTTTTCATAAGTTTTTTGGTGAAACTATGAAAAGTTATGTGAAAAAACGCCGACTTGTTTGTGCAGCAAATGAGCTTAAAAGTACAGATAGCAGAATTGTTGATATTGCTGTAAAATACGGATATTCATCACAAGAGGCGTTTTCAAGAGCTTTTTCTTTGATGTTTGGAGTATCACCTAAAAGATTTCGTGAAAATCCTAAGCCCCTTGCTGATTATGAAAAAAATAGTCATCCTCCAATCAAAAACAAGGAGAACACAGCTATGAAAAATGAAACTATTAAAAATGTACAAAGTCAAATTAAAAGAGATTATCCATTTAAAACCTTACATATCTTAAATGGACTCAGTATGCTTAGTTTTTTTCAAAAAAATCGCTTGATCAGTGAAAATGAAGTATATGTTCCATTTAATGAAGCTATGTGCTGGGGAGAAACCTCAGAAAAGGTCTTCTCACCGGAATTTATAGAAAAAAGGACTATCTCTTTAAAATCTACAGCTGAAGAATATAAAAAGATCGTTATAGAGCCGCTAAGACCTTTATTAGACGAAAAGTTTGACATTATTGTTTTGTGGTTTGGCGATGATATGTTCTGTCAGATGAATTTAATAACGATACTTGCCTTTTTGGAACAAATTCATTTTAAAGGTGATGTGCTTTTCTGCATGGCGGAAGAGCAAACTGACACAATGTTACCCAATGCCTTTGAAATCAATATAGAGAATTATTCAGAGATTTATGAAACCATATTATGTTATAGAAAAAAATGTGATATAAAATTACTGCCTGTAACTTATCAGGCGATGAATTTGTATCTTACCTATAGAGAAGAAAATAGTGATATTAAAAAGTATATCAAAAATAATTTAACTAAGGACAATCTTATAAAAGATCTGCTTATATTATTTCCTCAGTATGGGCTTGGAGATTTACAGTATAAATGGATGATTGAAGAGATTAAATAA
- a CDS encoding MarR family winged helix-turn-helix transcriptional regulator, with protein sequence MKELDCRVLRFLGTIYRATNSKSDYKYKQFELQKGQYMFLTRICENPGINFVDLSNMLKVDKTTTTKAVHKLIDIGYLNKEQDERDKREYKLNPTKKGLEVYEFILEEERRQLEISFKGFSEEEKKLATELIKRMSENIEEYWIK encoded by the coding sequence ATGAAAGAATTAGATTGTAGGGTATTACGATTTTTGGGAACCATATATAGGGCTACAAATTCCAAATCCGATTATAAATATAAGCAATTTGAACTACAAAAAGGACAATATATGTTCTTGACTAGGATTTGTGAAAATCCAGGAATTAATTTTGTGGATTTATCAAATATGTTAAAGGTAGACAAAACTACAACTACAAAAGCAGTGCATAAGCTTATTGATATTGGTTACTTAAATAAAGAACAAGATGAAAGAGATAAGAGAGAATATAAATTGAATCCGACTAAGAAAGGTTTAGAAGTATATGAATTTATACTTGAAGAAGAAAGAAGACAACTTGAGATATCCTTCAAAGGTTTTAGCGAGGAAGAAAAGAAGTTAGCTACGGAATTGATAAAAAGAATGAGCGAAAATATAGAAGAATATTGGATAAAATAA
- a CDS encoding DUF402 domain-containing protein, with product MIKRKYANKPDWTRVLKRKFTTRYFKNADFEGYASVTSIQKVSKPLIKNILGKDYCLADDGYIWLEIMPFKGNYCMTTMYDQNKEIVQWYFDITRKKGLTEEGIPFFEDLFLDVVVLPDSNVLLLDEMELKDALDKGEITEQEFNMAYTEAKEIMKNIAVDVNKLSDFSNKYLKEFF from the coding sequence TTGATTAAGAGAAAGTATGCCAATAAACCAGATTGGACAAGAGTCTTAAAAAGAAAATTTACCACAAGATATTTTAAAAATGCTGATTTTGAAGGCTATGCATCAGTAACTTCTATACAAAAAGTAAGTAAACCATTAATAAAAAACATATTAGGGAAAGATTATTGTTTAGCGGATGATGGGTATATATGGCTTGAGATAATGCCTTTTAAAGGTAATTATTGTATGACAACCATGTATGATCAGAATAAAGAAATAGTACAGTGGTATTTTGATATTACTAGAAAAAAGGGTCTTACTGAAGAAGGAATCCCATTTTTCGAAGATCTATTTCTAGATGTTGTAGTATTACCTGATTCTAATGTCCTTCTACTTGATGAAATGGAACTTAAAGATGCACTTGATAAAGGTGAGATTACAGAACAAGAGTTTAATATGGCATATACGGAAGCTAAAGAAATCATGAAAAATATTGCAGTGGATGTAAATAAGTTATCAGATTTTAGCAATAAGTATTTAAAAGAATTTTTTTAA
- a CDS encoding YdeI/OmpD-associated family protein, with the protein MKQEFKAIIKQVENKDAGFVEPPFDVQEVFGSKRVKVKATFDGIEYRGSVVNMGGCYMLGLTKEIRNKIGKGFGDEIFVTIEKDEEERTVEVPEDFLTAMNGSETAVATFNSLSYTGKKEYVTWITSAKREETRLDRINKSVALLSEGKKLRG; encoded by the coding sequence TTGAAGCAGGAATTTAAAGCAATTATAAAGCAGGTTGAAAATAAAGATGCAGGTTTTGTTGAACCACCATTTGATGTTCAAGAAGTGTTTGGTTCAAAGCGTGTGAAAGTTAAAGCTACCTTCGATGGTATAGAATATAGAGGATCTGTTGTAAATATGGGCGGCTGCTATATGCTTGGGTTAACAAAAGAGATTAGAAATAAAATTGGCAAAGGCTTTGGTGACGAAATATTTGTTACGATAGAAAAAGATGAAGAAGAACGTACTGTAGAGGTTCCTGAAGATTTCCTAACAGCAATGAATGGCAGTGAAACAGCTGTAGCTACCTTCAATTCTCTTTCATACACAGGAAAGAAGGAATACGTAACTTGGATTACTTCAGCTAAGCGTGAAGAAACTAGACTTGATCGTATTAATAAGTCTGTGGCCTTACTTTCAGAAGGTAAGAAGCTGAGAGGCTAA
- a CDS encoding NCS2 family permease: MEKFFKLKQYGTNVRTEVIAGLTTFFTMAYIIFVNPSILQLAGTADNPFNPQGIFVATIISAVVGTLVMGLFANVPYALAPGMGLNAFFTFTVCGTMGFTWQQALAMVFICGVVNIIITVTGLRKIIIRSLPSVLQKAIGGGIGLFIAYIGIKDSGLLKFTADPGTYLFLGKTPADATVITNSSAVPALVNFSSPSVQLALLGIILILVLMILRVKAAILIGITSITALTFIEIACGVNPGVFGFHAKNAQEFFSSANISLSGIGTSIGAVKYTAFKMDFAGLFADGGKLLLAITAMIAFILTDIFDALGTFIGTGRRAGIFDAEDEKLMLEGKGVKSRLDKALFADLSATIVGAFFGTSNTTTYVESSAGIAAGGRTGLSSVVTSIMFLVCLIFAPVIGIIPSVATAPALVVVGILMMSSIGEIDWKDLSVASVAFLTIALMPFAYSITTGIAFGFISYVIIAIVKKETKGIHPVIYLFTGLFILNFVLLAIRNL, from the coding sequence ATGGAAAAATTTTTCAAGCTTAAACAATATGGTACAAATGTACGAACTGAAGTTATCGCTGGTCTTACAACATTCTTTACTATGGCGTACATCATTTTTGTAAATCCAAGTATTCTGCAATTAGCAGGAACTGCGGACAACCCTTTTAACCCACAAGGTATATTTGTTGCAACAATTATATCTGCAGTGGTTGGTACACTTGTTATGGGTCTTTTTGCTAACGTGCCTTATGCATTAGCTCCTGGTATGGGATTAAATGCATTCTTCACATTCACAGTATGTGGAACTATGGGATTCACATGGCAACAAGCTTTAGCAATGGTATTTATCTGTGGCGTTGTAAACATAATTATAACAGTTACAGGACTTCGTAAGATAATTATACGTTCTTTACCATCAGTTTTACAAAAAGCAATAGGTGGTGGTATTGGTCTATTTATAGCATATATAGGGATAAAAGACAGTGGTCTTTTAAAATTCACTGCTGATCCTGGGACATACTTATTCTTGGGAAAAACTCCTGCTGATGCAACAGTTATAACAAATTCATCTGCTGTTCCAGCACTTGTTAACTTCTCAAGTCCTTCTGTGCAGTTAGCACTACTAGGAATTATTTTAATACTTGTTCTTATGATTTTAAGAGTTAAAGCAGCTATTTTAATAGGTATTACTTCAATAACTGCTCTAACATTTATAGAAATTGCTTGTGGCGTTAATCCTGGCGTTTTTGGATTCCATGCAAAAAATGCACAAGAGTTTTTCTCTTCAGCAAATATATCACTTAGCGGTATAGGAACTTCTATTGGTGCAGTTAAATACACAGCTTTCAAGATGGACTTCGCTGGACTTTTTGCTGATGGTGGTAAGTTATTACTTGCGATCACTGCTATGATAGCATTTATCCTTACAGATATTTTTGATGCACTTGGAACATTCATCGGTACTGGTCGTCGTGCAGGTATATTTGATGCAGAAGACGAAAAACTTATGCTTGAAGGTAAGGGAGTTAAGTCACGTTTAGATAAGGCTTTATTCGCTGATTTAAGTGCTACAATAGTAGGTGCATTCTTCGGAACATCAAATACTACTACATACGTTGAAAGTTCAGCTGGTATTGCTGCTGGTGGTAGAACAGGTTTATCATCAGTTGTAACTTCAATAATGTTCTTAGTATGCTTAATCTTCGCTCCAGTAATCGGAATTATACCTTCAGTTGCTACAGCTCCTGCACTTGTAGTTGTTGGTATCCTAATGATGTCTTCTATCGGAGAAATCGACTGGAAAGACTTAAGTGTAGCATCAGTTGCATTCCTTACAATTGCACTTATGCCGTTTGCTTATAGCATCACAACTGGTATCGCATTTGGATTTATAAGCTATGTTATAATTGCTATTGTTAAGAAGGAAACAAAGGGAATACATCCAGTTATATATCTATTCACTGGCTTGTTTATATTAAACTTTGTATTATTAGCAATTAGAAATCTTTAA
- a CDS encoding peptide deformylase: MIKPIVKDILFLGQKSEEATKNDIVIVDDLIDTLRANLENCVGLAGNMIGAKKRILVFTVGNLIVPMINPVILKKEKLYETEESCLSLIGFRKTKRYEMIEVEYLDRNFKKQKQVFTGFTAQIIQHEMDHFEGIII, encoded by the coding sequence GTGATAAAACCAATTGTAAAAGATATATTATTTTTAGGACAAAAATCAGAAGAGGCAACTAAAAATGATATAGTGATAGTTGATGATTTAATAGATACATTGAGAGCAAACTTAGAAAATTGTGTTGGATTGGCTGGTAATATGATTGGAGCAAAAAAGCGCATATTGGTATTTACTGTTGGCAACCTTATTGTTCCTATGATAAATCCAGTAATATTAAAGAAAGAAAAGCTTTATGAAACAGAAGAGAGTTGTTTATCTTTAATTGGCTTTAGAAAGACAAAGAGATATGAAATGATAGAGGTGGAATATCTTGATAGAAATTTTAAGAAGCAAAAGCAAGTTTTTACTGGGTTTACAGCACAAATAATACAACATGAAATGGATCATTTTGAAGGCATAATAATCTAA